In Trichocoleus desertorum NBK24, the following are encoded in one genomic region:
- a CDS encoding lipid-A-disaccharide synthase-related protein — protein sequence MKILCLSNGHGEDAIAVRILQELQQQPQASEIAALPLVGKGQAYINHNIAIVGPIKTMPSGGFVYMDGRQLARDIKGGLLQLTLAQIKTVKAWAKEGGAILAVGDIVPLLFACFSGAPYAFVGTAKSEYYLRDEVGPLPRHSWFEKMEAWSGSVYLPWERWLMSRPKCQAVFPRDSLTTAGLKQWSIPAFDLGNPMMDSLEPSAAAIATKSQENPPLTIALLPGSRPPEAYANWHQIIQAIARILETFSNRPLLFLAAIAPGLDLDQLREPLEAQGWRLSTANHIFSSDPTALRFTQRKATLVLTQQAFNDCLHLADLAIAMAGTATEQFVGLGKPAITLPGQGPQFTPAFAEAQTRLLGASVTLVKQPAQVPKAIEALLSNPDRLQIIADNGQRRMGAPGAARRIAIQLVQQFGKLNA from the coding sequence ATGAAGATACTTTGCCTGAGTAACGGTCATGGAGAGGATGCGATCGCGGTGCGGATTTTGCAAGAGTTGCAGCAACAGCCGCAAGCTTCAGAAATTGCTGCTCTGCCCCTCGTTGGCAAAGGTCAAGCCTACATCAACCACAATATTGCGATCGTCGGCCCTATCAAAACCATGCCTTCTGGTGGCTTTGTCTATATGGATGGTCGGCAACTAGCGCGGGACATTAAAGGCGGCTTGCTGCAACTGACGCTAGCGCAGATCAAAACCGTCAAAGCTTGGGCGAAAGAAGGGGGAGCCATTTTAGCGGTGGGCGATATTGTACCGCTGTTATTCGCTTGTTTCAGTGGCGCTCCCTATGCTTTCGTCGGCACCGCCAAGTCAGAATATTACCTGCGCGATGAAGTTGGCCCGCTACCCCGTCACTCCTGGTTTGAGAAAATGGAAGCTTGGTCAGGCTCCGTTTACTTACCTTGGGAGCGTTGGCTGATGAGCCGCCCTAAGTGCCAAGCCGTTTTTCCCAGAGATAGCTTAACCACTGCTGGGCTGAAGCAATGGTCGATTCCTGCATTTGACCTCGGCAACCCGATGATGGACAGCCTGGAGCCTAGTGCCGCTGCGATCGCTACCAAAAGCCAGGAAAACCCACCCCTCACTATTGCTTTATTGCCTGGTTCTCGCCCCCCCGAAGCCTACGCCAACTGGCACCAAATCATCCAAGCGATCGCCAGAATCCTCGAAACCTTCTCCAATCGCCCCCTACTGTTTCTCGCCGCGATCGCCCCTGGCTTAGATTTAGACCAGCTGCGCGAACCGTTAGAAGCTCAAGGTTGGCGACTCAGTACCGCTAATCATATTTTTAGCTCCGATCCAACTGCTCTGCGCTTTACCCAACGCAAAGCTACCCTGGTACTCACCCAACAAGCCTTTAATGACTGCTTACACTTAGCAGATTTAGCGATCGCGATGGCGGGCACAGCCACCGAGCAATTTGTCGGCTTAGGTAAACCCGCAATTACCCTGCCTGGTCAAGGGCCGCAGTTTACCCCTGCCTTTGCCGAAGCTCAAACTCGTCTGTTGGGCGCTTCGGTGACATTAGTCAAGCAACCCGCTCAAGTACCCAAAGCGATCGAAGCTTTGCTCAGCAACCCCGATCGTTTGCAAATTATTGCCGATAACGGTCAGCGTCGTATGGGTGCCCCTGGTGCTGCCCGACGCATTGCGATTCAGCTCGTCCAGCAGTTCGGGAAACTGAATGCCTGA
- a CDS encoding transmembrane domain-containing protein gives MKIVKETPTQLNLLSLPIWLWLFGLIFAGIGLAVITGFGKVVTLNCDRTAPTESNCQLKAAGVFSLTPQERKLEALEGAKVERSNSSDGAAFRVVLLTNQGEVPFTDYYSAGENGKQEIATQISTFLGNSQASSLTLQQDDRWFMLMIGGVFVVVGLAVAVVVGEIIVCEFNKGSGNLTVKHHSVLGTKVIERHLHEIDDVRIEESRSNDGSTYRVSLVFTTGDRLPLASYYSSGRQSKQAIVDRLQKFLQHQ, from the coding sequence ATGAAAATTGTTAAAGAGACCCCAACGCAATTAAATCTGTTGAGCCTGCCAATCTGGCTGTGGCTATTTGGCCTTATATTCGCAGGCATTGGTCTAGCCGTGATCACAGGTTTTGGCAAGGTCGTCACGCTCAACTGCGATCGCACTGCACCAACAGAGAGTAATTGTCAGCTTAAAGCTGCGGGAGTATTCAGCCTTACCCCTCAAGAGAGGAAACTAGAAGCCTTAGAGGGTGCAAAAGTAGAGCGGAGTAACAGTAGCGATGGGGCTGCCTTTCGAGTCGTGCTGCTGACCAACCAAGGCGAAGTTCCCTTCACCGACTACTACAGCGCTGGAGAGAATGGCAAACAAGAAATTGCCACTCAAATTAGTACATTTCTGGGTAATTCTCAAGCATCCTCTTTAACCCTGCAACAAGACGATCGCTGGTTCATGTTGATGATTGGCGGTGTCTTTGTTGTCGTGGGTCTTGCTGTTGCCGTTGTGGTGGGCGAAATTATCGTCTGTGAATTTAACAAAGGCTCAGGTAACCTAACCGTCAAACACCATAGCGTGCTTGGCACCAAAGTTATTGAGCGACACCTGCACGAGATTGACGATGTACGGATTGAGGAATCACGTAGTAATGATGGCAGTACCTATCGAGTCAGCTTGGTGTTTACTACAGGCGATCGCCTCCCTCTAGCTTCGTACTACAGCTCTGGGAGACAATCGAAGCAAGCGATCGTTGATCGCTTACAAAAGTTTCTTCAACACCAATAA
- the nadA gene encoding quinolinate synthase NadA — MFTTALPQQRSNPSTAFPQDLFVAIQALKQELNAIILAHYYQDPDIQDVADYLGDSLGLSQQAAQTDADVIVFAGVHFMAETAKILNPNKLVLLPDLDAGCSLADSCPPQAFAEFKAAHPNHLVVSYINCTAEIKAMSDIICTSSNAVKIVRQIPEDQPIIFAPDRNLGCYVMEQTGRDLVLWQGSCMVHETFSEKKIVQLQMEHPDAEVIAHPECEPAVLRHAQYIGSTTALLKYTEQSDRQAFIVATEPGIIHQMEKQAPHKRFIPAPPMNNCACNECPHMRLNTLEKLYLAMKQRSPEITLPEDVRVAALRPIQRMLEMS; from the coding sequence GTGTTTACCACTGCCCTTCCTCAGCAACGCTCCAACCCATCCACCGCTTTTCCTCAAGACTTATTTGTAGCCATCCAAGCGCTGAAGCAAGAACTGAACGCGATTATTCTGGCTCACTACTACCAAGACCCAGACATTCAGGATGTCGCTGACTATCTGGGGGATTCACTGGGCCTTTCGCAACAAGCCGCCCAAACTGATGCCGATGTGATTGTGTTTGCGGGTGTTCACTTTATGGCGGAAACTGCCAAAATTCTCAACCCGAATAAGTTGGTGTTGCTGCCCGACTTAGACGCAGGTTGTTCCTTGGCTGACAGTTGCCCACCCCAAGCTTTTGCCGAGTTCAAAGCAGCTCACCCAAATCATTTGGTGGTGTCTTACATCAACTGCACCGCTGAGATTAAAGCGATGAGTGACATCATTTGCACCAGCTCCAATGCAGTCAAGATTGTGCGGCAGATTCCGGAAGACCAACCGATTATTTTTGCACCCGATCGCAACTTGGGTTGCTATGTCATGGAGCAAACTGGGCGAGATTTGGTGTTGTGGCAAGGAAGCTGCATGGTGCACGAAACTTTCTCTGAGAAGAAGATTGTGCAGTTGCAGATGGAGCATCCTGATGCAGAGGTGATTGCTCATCCAGAATGTGAGCCTGCGGTGCTGCGTCATGCCCAATACATTGGCTCAACGACGGCGTTGCTGAAGTATACAGAGCAAAGCGATCGCCAAGCTTTTATTGTGGCGACGGAACCGGGGATTATTCACCAAATGGAGAAGCAAGCTCCCCACAAGCGGTTCATTCCTGCGCCGCCAATGAATAATTGTGCCTGCAATGAGTGTCCTCACATGCGGCTGAATACGCTGGAGAAGTTGTATTTGGCGATGAAGCAGCGATCGCCGGAGATTACGCTACCAGAGGATGTGCGGGTGGCGGCGTTACGTCCAATTCAGCGGATGTTGGAGATGAGTTGA
- a CDS encoding 2-phosphosulfolactate phosphatase family protein, with amino-acid sequence MKLFVYHTPELVPSDAIPDCAIAIDVLRATSTMATALAEGAEAVQVFSDLSELLQVSEQWPAEQRIRAGERGGAKVEGFDMGNSPLDCTAARVQGRRLFISTTNGTRCLQKVQNAKTVLAAALINRRAVANYLLAQQPEVVWLAGSGWEGSFSLEDTVCAGAIAHTVLTESGAKLDELAGNDEVIGAIALYTQWQERLLDLLHHASHGQRLLRLNGHEDLKYCATVDMLDVLPIQREPGVLVSK; translated from the coding sequence ATGAAGCTATTTGTTTATCACACGCCTGAGTTGGTTCCGTCTGACGCAATTCCCGATTGCGCGATCGCAATTGATGTCTTGCGAGCCACGAGCACAATGGCGACGGCCTTGGCAGAGGGGGCAGAAGCGGTGCAAGTGTTTAGTGATTTGTCGGAGTTGCTCCAGGTGAGTGAGCAATGGCCTGCTGAGCAGCGGATTCGGGCTGGAGAGCGCGGAGGTGCCAAGGTAGAAGGATTTGATATGGGCAATTCTCCTCTAGATTGCACGGCAGCTAGAGTTCAGGGGCGACGGCTCTTTATTAGTACGACCAATGGCACACGCTGTCTACAAAAGGTGCAAAATGCAAAGACGGTGTTAGCGGCAGCGCTGATCAATCGTCGAGCGGTGGCAAATTATTTGTTGGCACAACAACCAGAGGTGGTTTGGCTGGCAGGCTCTGGCTGGGAAGGTAGTTTCTCGCTGGAAGACACGGTTTGTGCGGGGGCGATCGCGCATACAGTCTTGACAGAAAGTGGGGCCAAACTAGATGAGTTGGCGGGCAATGATGAAGTCATCGGGGCGATCGCGCTTTACACGCAATGGCAAGAGCGTTTACTAGACCTATTGCACCACGCCAGCCACGGTCAACGTTTGCTCCGCCTCAATGGGCACGAAGATTTGAAGTATTGCGCCACAGTGGACATGCTAGATGTGCTGCCGATTCAGCGAGAACCTGGAGTTTTGGTCAGCAAGTAA
- a CDS encoding thioredoxin family protein: protein MARTASTMLALGTQAPDFQLPDVVSGQTISLSIFADKQALLVMFICQHCPFVKHIQDQLAQLGQDYATQNLGIVAISANDAEKYPDDGPASLKTMAQTLGFTFPLCYDETQAIAKAYTAACTPDFFLFDANRQLIYRGQLDDSRPGNDKPVTGQDLRAAIDAALANQPINPDQMPSIGCNIKWKPGNEPAYYG from the coding sequence ATGGCACGCACTGCCTCAACCATGCTGGCTTTGGGAACCCAAGCCCCAGATTTTCAGTTACCCGATGTGGTGTCCGGTCAAACCATTTCCTTGTCCATCTTTGCTGACAAACAAGCGCTACTCGTCATGTTCATTTGTCAGCATTGCCCCTTCGTCAAGCACATTCAAGACCAACTCGCCCAACTCGGCCAAGACTACGCCACGCAAAACCTTGGCATTGTCGCCATCAGCGCCAACGACGCCGAGAAATACCCCGACGATGGCCCCGCCTCCCTTAAAACAATGGCCCAAACCCTTGGGTTCACCTTCCCCTTGTGCTACGACGAAACCCAAGCGATCGCCAAAGCCTACACCGCCGCCTGCACCCCCGATTTCTTTTTGTTTGACGCTAACCGCCAACTAATCTATCGCGGTCAACTCGACGACAGCCGCCCTGGAAACGACAAACCTGTCACAGGCCAAGACCTAAGAGCCGCGATCGACGCAGCCCTCGCCAACCAACCCATCAACCCCGACCAAATGCCTAGTATTGGCTGCAACATCAAATGGAAACCAGGTAACGAACCTGCTTACTACGGTTAG
- a CDS encoding DUF2243 domain-containing protein, with product MRANPTQTPLANQNQSEDRKSVVAAGILFGLGFSGFFDGVVLHQILQWHHMLTSAGYADTTVAGLKLNTLADGLFHVVAYAFTFSGLVVLWRALERGNLAWSSKGFGGALLLGAGIFDVVEGIIDHQILGIHHVKSGPNEFAWDMGFLALGAGLAIAGWLLLRSAQQPTSK from the coding sequence ATGAGAGCCAATCCGACTCAAACTCCCCTCGCTAACCAAAACCAGAGTGAAGATCGTAAATCTGTTGTTGCCGCTGGGATTTTGTTTGGCTTGGGGTTTAGTGGATTTTTTGATGGCGTGGTTCTGCACCAAATTTTGCAGTGGCATCACATGCTCACCAGTGCAGGTTATGCAGATACAACCGTGGCAGGATTAAAACTCAATACCCTAGCAGATGGCCTCTTTCATGTCGTGGCCTATGCCTTTACCTTTAGCGGGCTGGTGGTGTTGTGGCGGGCCTTGGAGCGGGGCAATTTAGCTTGGTCTTCCAAAGGGTTTGGCGGAGCTTTGCTGCTGGGGGCAGGGATCTTTGATGTGGTAGAGGGCATCATCGATCACCAAATTCTAGGCATTCATCACGTCAAGTCAGGCCCCAATGAATTCGCTTGGGATATGGGGTTTTTAGCGCTGGGTGCGGGTTTAGCGATCGCGGGTTGGCTATTGCTACGGTCTGCTCAACAACCAACCTCAAAATAA
- a CDS encoding Crp/Fnr family transcriptional regulator: MQTEAFNELFPLFNAANPETLEWLMSIATEHDYPAGRAVLMEDAWGNAVYFVVSGWVKVRRHAGEDVLTLAILGQGDFFGEMAILDESPRSTDVIALSAVQLLSISAQRFIQTLFKDSQLHHRMLQLMVRRLRQTNIRFQMRHQPPAVKLANTLVSLGENYGQASNKGTEIFNIPFQDLADVADIGVEETAKIMEKLNDKGWIKIDPAHQAIHLVHQKQLAHLAGKA, encoded by the coding sequence ATGCAGACTGAAGCTTTTAACGAGCTTTTTCCTCTCTTTAACGCCGCCAACCCCGAAACCTTGGAATGGCTGATGTCCATTGCCACAGAACACGACTACCCAGCGGGCCGAGCGGTTTTGATGGAAGACGCTTGGGGTAATGCCGTTTACTTTGTAGTTTCCGGTTGGGTGAAAGTGCGTCGGCACGCTGGAGAAGATGTGTTGACCTTGGCAATTCTGGGCCAAGGAGACTTCTTTGGTGAAATGGCCATTTTGGATGAATCTCCCCGCTCTACCGATGTCATTGCCCTTTCAGCCGTGCAATTGCTCAGCATTTCGGCTCAGCGATTTATCCAAACCTTATTCAAAGACTCTCAACTCCATCACCGCATGTTGCAACTGATGGTGCGGCGGCTGCGGCAAACCAACATCCGGTTTCAAATGCGTCATCAACCCCCCGCCGTTAAGCTCGCCAATACTCTCGTTTCCTTAGGTGAAAACTACGGCCAAGCCTCCAATAAAGGCACCGAAATCTTCAATATTCCCTTTCAAGACTTGGCAGACGTAGCCGACATTGGAGTAGAAGAAACCGCCAAAATTATGGAAAAGCTCAACGATAAAGGCTGGATCAAAATCGACCCAGCTCACCAGGCAATTCATCTAGTACATCAGAAACAGCTGGCACATCTCGCGGGTAAAGCCTAA
- a CDS encoding TerB family tellurite resistance protein produces the protein MPTQPPPSITPRQMNLLRAVASMAWSDGHLATEEIDLMLDQFSRLFANDPKQQQRLQQELRDYLLQNIPLEEIIPKFDRQEERELVLRLGYEVIRSSARTPNEPEINEEEAKAYERLKSLLNLSPDAVQRVEAEAQTSLETQDGIVELLVVQIQHFING, from the coding sequence ATGCCGACTCAACCGCCCCCATCCATTACCCCTCGCCAGATGAACCTGTTGCGAGCCGTGGCATCAATGGCTTGGTCCGACGGCCACCTGGCTACAGAAGAAATTGACCTCATGCTCGACCAGTTCAGCCGCCTGTTTGCCAACGACCCCAAACAGCAGCAAAGATTGCAACAGGAATTGCGAGACTACCTACTTCAAAACATTCCCTTAGAAGAGATCATCCCGAAATTCGATCGCCAGGAAGAACGCGAACTAGTCCTGCGCCTAGGCTATGAAGTCATCCGCTCCAGCGCTCGCACCCCCAACGAACCAGAAATCAACGAAGAAGAAGCCAAAGCCTACGAACGCCTAAAAAGCCTACTAAACCTGTCACCCGACGCCGTGCAGCGAGTTGAGGCCGAAGCCCAAACCAGCCTCGAAACCCAAGACGGTATTGTCGAGCTGCTAGTCGTGCAGATTCAGCACTTTATTAATGGGTAA
- a CDS encoding M61 family metallopeptidase gives MTEATQTRPSKSSRTNLEIRYQVAMPNPQTHLFEVTLQVQGWAAPVLDLKLPVWTPGSYLVREYAKHLQNFNAIGQSALPWRKVSKNHWQVDTLGQSEITVRYRVFANELSVRTNHLDGTHGYFNGAALFFYPPGFEHQPIQVAIATPSPNWQVATPLPSVPGQANTFYAVDFDTLVDSPFEIGTHALYEFEAQGKPHQLAIWGQGNTDPERIIQDTQKIIDVEAELFGGLPYDSYLFLLHLSPQGNGGLEHKNACSLNYPRFGFRAKEKYQRFMQLVAHEFFHLWNVKRIRPKALEVFDYEQENYTTSLWFSEGTTSYYDLNIPFRAGIYDAKTLLSNLSKEITRLQTTPGRQVQPASESSFDAWIKLYRPDANSANSQISYYLKGEMVSFLLDLLIRQRHSNQRSLDDVLRQMWQQFGKDEIGFTPEQLKATLETVANTDLSDFFARYIDGTEELPFDTFLEPFGLRLQTENEGDDQPPFLGLTIKTENSRELIKFVETGSPAHQAGIDPGDELLAINGFRISADQLSDRLKDFQPGQTVEIIHFHQDELRNSAVTLAKPRPTRYQLVVVDDPSSAQEQNFASWLGVPLKAIA, from the coding sequence ATGACTGAAGCGACGCAGACGCGCCCTAGCAAATCATCCCGCACCAACCTGGAAATCCGCTACCAGGTGGCAATGCCCAACCCCCAAACTCACTTGTTTGAAGTCACCTTGCAAGTACAAGGATGGGCCGCACCCGTACTAGACCTGAAATTGCCTGTCTGGACTCCTGGTTCCTACTTGGTGCGTGAATATGCTAAACATCTGCAAAACTTTAACGCCATAGGTCAAAGCGCTTTGCCTTGGCGCAAAGTCAGCAAAAACCATTGGCAAGTAGACACGCTGGGCCAATCTGAAATCACCGTTCGTTATCGCGTCTTTGCCAACGAGCTGTCTGTCCGCACCAACCATTTAGATGGCACCCACGGCTACTTTAACGGAGCGGCGCTGTTCTTCTACCCGCCCGGATTTGAGCATCAACCGATTCAAGTCGCGATCGCCACTCCCTCCCCCAACTGGCAAGTCGCCACTCCCCTGCCAAGCGTTCCAGGCCAAGCCAATACCTTCTACGCGGTTGACTTTGACACCTTAGTCGATAGCCCGTTCGAAATCGGCACCCATGCCCTGTACGAGTTTGAAGCCCAGGGCAAACCCCATCAACTCGCCATTTGGGGCCAAGGCAACACAGACCCTGAGCGGATCATTCAAGACACACAAAAGATTATCGACGTAGAAGCCGAGCTATTTGGCGGGCTGCCCTACGACTCCTACCTATTTTTGCTGCACCTATCTCCCCAAGGCAACGGCGGCTTAGAACACAAAAACGCTTGCTCCCTCAACTATCCCCGCTTTGGCTTCCGTGCCAAAGAGAAGTACCAGCGGTTCATGCAGTTGGTGGCGCACGAATTCTTCCATCTGTGGAACGTCAAGCGGATTCGCCCCAAAGCGCTAGAAGTGTTTGACTACGAGCAGGAGAACTACACCACCTCCCTCTGGTTTAGTGAGGGCACCACCAGTTACTACGACCTCAACATCCCCTTCCGCGCTGGGATTTATGATGCCAAGACCCTGCTCAGCAACTTAAGCAAAGAGATTACCCGCCTGCAAACTACACCCGGTCGGCAAGTGCAGCCTGCCAGCGAATCCAGCTTTGATGCTTGGATCAAGCTGTATCGCCCTGATGCCAACAGCGCCAACTCCCAAATCTCCTACTACCTCAAAGGCGAGATGGTGTCGTTCTTGTTGGATCTGCTGATTCGGCAACGACATAGCAACCAGCGATCGCTCGACGACGTACTACGGCAGATGTGGCAACAGTTTGGCAAAGACGAAATCGGTTTCACCCCAGAGCAACTGAAAGCCACCCTAGAAACCGTCGCCAACACCGACTTGTCTGACTTCTTTGCCCGCTACATCGACGGCACCGAAGAACTACCCTTTGACACCTTCCTCGAACCTTTTGGTCTGCGCTTGCAAACCGAGAACGAAGGCGATGACCAACCCCCATTTTTAGGACTAACTATCAAAACTGAAAACAGCCGTGAGCTGATCAAATTTGTGGAAACAGGTTCACCCGCCCACCAAGCAGGAATTGACCCTGGCGACGAACTACTTGCGATCAACGGCTTCCGGATTAGTGCCGACCAACTGAGCGATCGCCTCAAAGACTTTCAACCTGGGCAAACCGTCGAGATTATCCACTTCCATCAAGACGAGTTACGCAACAGCGCTGTCACCTTAGCAAAACCGCGTCCCACCCGTTACCAACTTGTGGTCGTTGACGACCCTTCCTCAGCTCAAGAACAAAACTTTGCGAGTTGGTTGGGAGTTCCCCTCAAAGCGATCGCCTAA
- the recQ gene encoding DNA helicase RecQ, protein MASLRPRVLTCIRHGCQVARQWIAKIESMSVDILSTPTQFSSLEQALKHFFGYEAFRPGQREIVEAALENRDALIVMPTGGGKSLCFQLPALLKPGLTVVVSPLIALMQDQVQALQDNGIGATFLNSSLHPMEARSREAAILAGEIKLLYLAPERLLNERCLPFLDYVRSRMGLAGFAIDEAHCVSDWGHDFRPEYRQLQQLRQRYPDVPIMALTATATERVRQDIIEQLWLQDPYIHTASFNRPNLYYEVRPKPSPKQAYKELLHQVQQTDGSGIIYCLSRRKVEELASKLQQDGVEALPYHAGLSDEARSTNQTRFIRDDVRVMVATVAFGMGINKPDVRFVIHYDLPRSIESYYQESGRAGRDGEPAHCTLFFGLGDIKTVEYLIEQKNDPQDQLIAQQQLRQVIGYAEGTVCRRTIQLSYFGEGFPGDCGNCDHCLYPQPIEDWTIEAQKFLSCIARCQERFGMNHIIDVLRGSKNQKVLQNNHDKLSTYGIGKDKTADAWRILGRALLHQGLVEETSDGYSVLKLNAQSWEILKKQRSLLIAVPPATNHLEESESEGLRADVEVLFQRLRSLRKRLADQQAVPPYVVFSDSSLKLMAQQQPQTLTEFARISGVGSRKLEQYGEKFTAEIRAYRQDQV, encoded by the coding sequence ATGGCAAGTCTACGCCCTCGCGTCCTCACTTGCATTCGTCATGGGTGCCAGGTGGCGAGGCAATGGATAGCCAAGATCGAATCAATGTCAGTAGATATCCTATCCACACCGACTCAATTCTCCTCGCTGGAACAAGCGCTGAAGCATTTCTTTGGCTATGAAGCGTTTCGTCCGGGACAACGTGAGATTGTTGAGGCTGCCTTAGAAAACCGGGATGCGTTGATTGTCATGCCCACGGGCGGCGGCAAATCTCTCTGTTTTCAGTTGCCCGCTCTGCTGAAGCCAGGTTTAACGGTGGTGGTATCGCCGCTAATTGCCCTGATGCAAGACCAGGTACAAGCCCTACAGGACAATGGCATTGGGGCCACATTTCTCAATAGTAGCTTGCATCCCATGGAGGCGCGATCGCGGGAAGCGGCAATTTTAGCGGGGGAGATCAAGCTGCTCTATTTGGCTCCAGAGCGGCTGTTAAATGAGCGCTGCTTGCCGTTTTTGGATTATGTGCGATCGCGCATGGGTTTGGCTGGATTTGCCATTGACGAAGCGCACTGCGTCTCCGATTGGGGCCACGACTTTCGGCCTGAATATCGGCAGTTACAGCAGTTGCGCCAACGTTACCCCGATGTGCCCATCATGGCTTTAACGGCCACAGCCACAGAGCGGGTCAGACAAGACATCATCGAACAGCTGTGGCTGCAAGACCCTTACATTCACACCGCTAGCTTCAATCGGCCCAATCTTTATTATGAAGTGCGGCCCAAACCCAGCCCCAAGCAAGCTTATAAGGAGTTGCTGCACCAGGTTCAACAAACCGATGGTTCAGGAATTATCTACTGTCTCAGCCGTCGCAAAGTTGAAGAGTTGGCTAGCAAGCTACAGCAAGATGGCGTGGAAGCGTTACCCTACCATGCGGGGTTGAGCGACGAAGCCCGCAGCACCAATCAAACTCGGTTCATTCGAGATGATGTGCGGGTGATGGTAGCCACAGTCGCCTTTGGCATGGGCATTAACAAGCCAGATGTCCGCTTTGTGATTCACTACGACTTACCACGCAGCATCGAAAGCTATTACCAAGAGTCGGGGCGAGCGGGACGAGATGGAGAACCTGCTCACTGTACGTTGTTTTTTGGCTTGGGCGACATCAAAACTGTGGAGTATTTGATCGAGCAAAAAAATGATCCACAAGACCAGTTGATTGCACAGCAACAGTTGCGGCAGGTAATCGGTTATGCCGAGGGCACTGTCTGTCGTCGGACGATTCAACTCAGTTATTTTGGCGAAGGCTTTCCGGGGGACTGTGGCAACTGCGACCATTGCCTCTACCCCCAACCGATTGAAGATTGGACAATTGAAGCCCAAAAGTTTCTTTCTTGCATTGCCCGTTGCCAAGAGCGTTTCGGCATGAACCACATTATTGATGTGTTGCGAGGCTCGAAGAATCAAAAGGTTTTACAAAATAATCACGACAAACTCTCCACCTACGGCATTGGCAAAGACAAAACCGCTGACGCATGGCGAATTTTGGGACGGGCTTTGCTCCACCAAGGTTTAGTCGAAGAAACCAGTGATGGCTACTCAGTCCTCAAACTCAATGCTCAGAGTTGGGAGATCTTGAAGAAGCAGCGATCGCTTCTCATTGCCGTTCCGCCTGCAACTAATCACCTAGAAGAAAGCGAGTCGGAAGGCTTAAGGGCTGATGTAGAAGTTTTGTTTCAACGGTTGCGATCGCTGCGGAAACGCTTGGCCGACCAGCAAGCTGTGCCTCCCTACGTGGTGTTTAGCGACTCCAGCTTGAAACTAATGGCCCAACAGCAACCTCAAACCTTAACCGAGTTCGCCCGCATCTCTGGCGTGGGGAGCCGCAAGCTAGAACAGTATGGCGAAAAATTTACCGCTGAGATTCGGGCCTATCGACAGGATCAGGTCTAA